A genomic region of Anopheles coustani chromosome 3, idAnoCousDA_361_x.2, whole genome shotgun sequence contains the following coding sequences:
- the LOC131272569 gene encoding uncharacterized protein LOC131272569 yields the protein MNNSTPQTLAVLRVLLRQFRALPELWDAKHKYYGNASRVEAAYANLLKVLHISEPEADVADVFKRLHEFINVFAKEYSENSRSKTRGTCLWYYGELQFLVDAKLVGADATFVGDLPWLRKPPGVAWPQNTVIITEQDCQLEGDTTNGDPLTLNSPTTNMPGVQSFRLEDDVPLSMEVDIKVEDDAPVQVDPLDNETGSLSVNHFQMDPLAGNATVSSGNDSQDSFQSATSISIPPLQADPLADYHTGSSFGNEPKKIIVISRTSPPPLVPRSFAPPNPPKLAPLSTNLPPLAFFKPTENNKNMVEPTPKPLTTKPIPVVIATPKKSNHRSTVFSTHIGTKLTGFNIQQRNVVIDIIKEILLKAEVGSLTMDHVTDIQAVLHDILSAAPSGHPS from the exons ATGAATAATTCGACACCACAGACCTTAGCGGTGCTACGAGTGCTGCTGCGACAGTTCCGTGCACTACCAGAGCTCTGGGATGCCAAACATAAATATTACGGCAATGCAAGCCGGGTTGAAGCAGCTTACGCGAACCTTCTCAAAGTACTACATATCAGCGAGCCGGAAGCAGACGTTGCTGATGTGTTCAAACGGTTACACGAATTCATTAATGTATTTGCAAAAGAATATAGTGAGAATAGTCGGTCGAAAACACGCGGAACCTGTTTGTGGTACTATGGAGAGCTTCAGTTTCTTGTGGATGCGAAGCTAGTTGGTGCTGATGCTACATTTGTGGGAGACTTGCCTTGGTTACGAAAACCCCCCGGCGTAGCATGGCCTCAGAACACGGTCATCATAACAGAACAAGATTGCCAACTCGAGGGAGATACAACTAACGGAGATCCACTAACTCTGAATTCGCCCACAACAAACATGCCGGGGGTGCAGAGTTTCCGGCTTGAAGATGACGTTCCACTGAGCATGGAGGTGGACATCAAAGTGGAAGAT GATGCCCCTGTCCAAGTGGACCCACTGGATAATGAAACG gGCTCTCTATCCGTCAATCACTTTCAAATGGATCCTCTCGCGGGTAATGCAACAGTGTCTTCTGGTAACGACTCACAGGATTCCTTTCAATCGGCT accTCCATCTCCATCCCTCCGTTACAAGCGGATCCTTTGGCCGATTATCATACAGGCTCATCGTTTGGGAATGAACCcaaaaaaattatagtaatctCACGAACTTCGCCACCTCCATTGGTCCCCCGTTCGTTTGCTCCACCGAATCCTCCAAAATTGGCCCCATTGTCTACAAATTTGCCTCCGTTGGCCTTTTTCAAGCCTACCGAAAACAATAAGAACATGGTTGAACCAACTCCCAAACCGCTTACAACAAAGCCAATCCCAGTAGTCATTGCTACCCCAAAAAAATCGAATCATAGGAGCACCGTATTTTCAACGCATATTGGCACGAAACTGACGGGGTTTAATATTCAGCAGAGAAATGTGGTAATAGATATAATTAAGGAAATATTATTAAAGGCTGAAGTGGGGTCCCTTACAATGGACCACGTGACTGACATTCAAGCAGTATTGCACGACATTTTATCGGCGGCCCCCAGTGGACATCCCTCTTAA